The proteins below come from a single Caulobacter flavus genomic window:
- a CDS encoding J domain-containing protein, which translates to MSRAFEYRPKFFDIRVRPPKPGEEEGPRADDVYKLKPGQKRCDHADCLRPADAKAPKSRDLPGQYYDFCQQHAAEYNKNWNFYAGMNEGQIRAEQEREKMTGGRPTWSMKADAGSREAAAAAARDARNMADPFGLFRAQQRRAESAGSGRAIGKLERQALADMDLDADADAAAIRTRYKELLKRCHPDMNGGDRSAEHKLQRVIKAYKTLQKSGLAK; encoded by the coding sequence ATGAGCCGCGCGTTCGAGTATCGCCCCAAATTCTTCGACATCCGGGTCCGCCCGCCCAAGCCGGGCGAGGAGGAGGGTCCGCGCGCCGACGACGTCTACAAGCTCAAGCCCGGCCAGAAGCGCTGCGACCATGCCGATTGCCTGCGCCCGGCCGACGCCAAGGCGCCCAAAAGCCGTGACCTGCCCGGCCAGTACTACGACTTCTGCCAGCAGCACGCGGCCGAGTACAACAAGAACTGGAACTTCTACGCCGGCATGAACGAGGGTCAGATTCGCGCCGAGCAGGAGCGCGAGAAGATGACCGGCGGCCGGCCGACCTGGAGCATGAAGGCCGACGCTGGCTCGCGCGAGGCCGCCGCCGCCGCCGCCCGCGACGCCCGCAACATGGCCGACCCCTTCGGCCTGTTCCGCGCCCAGCAGCGCCGCGCGGAATCGGCCGGCTCGGGCCGCGCGATCGGCAAGCTGGAACGCCAGGCCCTGGCCGACATGGACCTGGACGCCGACGCCGACGCCGCGGCCATCCGCACGCGCTACAAGGAACTGCTCAAGCGCTGCCACCCCGACATGAACGGCGGCGACCGCAGCGCCGAGCACAAGCTCCAGCGCGTGATCAAGGCCTACAAGACGCTGCAGAAGTCGGGCCTGGCGAAATAG
- a CDS encoding DUF1192 domain-containing protein, translating to MIEEPVEPRAFRGDALNTATHEDLEIYGVRELEERIEALEAEIARTKAQLSKKKAGRAAADALFGRLD from the coding sequence ATGATCGAAGAGCCGGTCGAGCCGCGCGCGTTCCGCGGCGACGCGCTGAACACGGCCACGCACGAGGATCTCGAGATCTACGGCGTGCGCGAACTGGAAGAGCGGATCGAGGCGCTGGAAGCCGAGATCGCCCGCACCAAGGCCCAACTCAGCAAGAAGAAAGCGGGACGCGCGGCGGCCGATGCGCTGTTTGGTCGCCTAGACTAA
- a CDS encoding NAD(P)H-quinone oxidoreductase has translation MPETMTAIEIEGGKGAADALRPVQVERPQPGPGEILIRVRAAGVNRPDLLQRLGFYPPPPGAPATLGLEVAGEVEVAAGRWKVGDRVCALLGGGGYADYAVVDARQALPIPEGFDFVQAAALPETVFTVFANVFEHGALKPGETILIHGGTSGIGTTAIAMAKAAGAIVIATGRGADKKAKALELGADLAVDAKTEDFAQIAKDVGGVDVVLDMVGGAYFEKNLDALKTGGRIVYIAALAGGVLEVPVMKVMQKRAVITGSTLRPRPADEKARLAAEVERVVWPWIAAGKLAPIVDATFPLADAAKAHAHLEAGEHVGKVVLVA, from the coding sequence ATGCCGGAAACCATGACCGCGATCGAGATCGAGGGCGGCAAGGGGGCGGCCGACGCCCTGCGCCCCGTGCAGGTCGAACGCCCCCAGCCGGGCCCCGGCGAGATCCTGATCCGCGTGCGCGCGGCGGGCGTGAACCGCCCCGACCTGTTGCAGCGCCTGGGTTTCTACCCCCCGCCCCCCGGCGCGCCGGCCACGCTGGGCCTCGAGGTCGCCGGCGAGGTCGAGGTCGCCGCCGGCCGCTGGAAGGTCGGCGACAGGGTCTGCGCCCTGCTGGGCGGCGGCGGCTATGCCGACTACGCCGTGGTCGACGCCCGCCAGGCCCTGCCGATCCCCGAAGGCTTCGACTTCGTCCAGGCCGCGGCCCTGCCCGAGACCGTCTTCACGGTGTTCGCCAACGTGTTCGAACACGGCGCGCTGAAGCCTGGCGAGACCATTTTGATTCATGGTGGCACGTCCGGTATCGGGACAACGGCGATCGCCATGGCCAAGGCGGCCGGCGCCATCGTCATCGCCACGGGGCGCGGCGCCGACAAGAAGGCCAAGGCGCTCGAACTGGGCGCCGATCTGGCCGTCGACGCCAAGACCGAGGACTTCGCGCAGATCGCCAAGGACGTCGGCGGCGTCGACGTGGTGCTCGACATGGTCGGGGGCGCCTATTTCGAAAAGAACCTCGACGCCCTGAAGACCGGCGGCCGGATCGTCTACATCGCCGCCCTGGCCGGCGGCGTGCTGGAGGTGCCGGTGATGAAGGTGATGCAGAAGCGGGCCGTGATCACCGGCTCGACCCTGCGCCCCCGCCCCGCCGACGAGAAGGCCCGCCTGGCCGCCGAGGTCGAACGCGTCGTCTGGCCGTGGATCGCCGCTGGCAAGCTGGCGCCCATCGTCGACGCGACCTTCCCGCTGGCCGACGCGGCCAAGGCGCACGCGCACCTGGAGGCCGGCGAGCACGTGGGCAAGGTGGTGCTGGTGGCCTGA
- a CDS encoding DJ-1/PfpI family protein, producing MRIAVLTFDGFNELDSFIASGILNRMKAHGWSASITSPTPEVTSLNGVTILRQKPLEFAAEADAVLIGSGSKTREIAADAGLLSRIALDPSRQLVGAQCSGTLLLARLGLIGDLPACTDLTTRPWVVEAGVKVLDAPFVAHGNVATAGGCLASQYLAAWTIARLAGLTAAEEAIHYVAPVGEKATFVARALAAITPYLPASSAAA from the coding sequence GTGCGGATCGCGGTCCTGACGTTCGACGGTTTCAACGAGCTGGACTCGTTCATCGCCTCGGGGATCCTCAATCGCATGAAGGCGCACGGTTGGAGCGCCAGCATCACGTCGCCGACGCCGGAAGTGACCTCGCTGAACGGCGTGACCATCCTGCGTCAGAAGCCCCTGGAATTCGCCGCCGAGGCCGACGCCGTGCTGATCGGCAGCGGCTCGAAGACGCGCGAGATCGCCGCCGACGCGGGCCTGCTGTCGCGCATCGCCCTGGACCCGTCGCGCCAGCTGGTCGGCGCCCAGTGCTCGGGAACCCTGCTGCTGGCCAGGCTTGGCCTGATCGGCGACCTGCCGGCCTGCACCGACCTGACCACCAGGCCCTGGGTCGTCGAGGCCGGGGTGAAGGTGCTGGACGCGCCGTTCGTGGCCCACGGCAATGTGGCCACCGCCGGCGGCTGCCTGGCCTCGCAGTACCTGGCCGCCTGGACCATCGCGCGTCTGGCCGGCCTGACCGCGGCCGAGGAGGCCATCCACTACGTCGCGCCGGTGGGGGAGAAGGCGACCTTCGTCGCCCGCGCCCTGGCCGCGATCACCCCCTACCTGCCGGCGTCCAGCGCCGCGGCCTGA
- a CDS encoding ribonuclease H yields the protein MTSPAVTLWTAALCKQDPGYGGWAFVRKLDGGTGAAAIKGAAGGERRTSPARMSLSAVIEALTSLSDLPADAPVTLRFADPALAGELVAADGAYAAAEPEAWAAARALVAARPTLNLVPLAAGAPQTGFLAAWAEFGLDTSKSRGSFKAAIPKPNLMKFPG from the coding sequence ATGACCAGCCCCGCCGTAACCCTCTGGACCGCCGCTCTCTGCAAGCAGGACCCCGGCTACGGCGGATGGGCGTTCGTACGGAAGCTGGACGGCGGAACGGGCGCAGCCGCGATCAAGGGCGCGGCCGGCGGCGAGCGCCGCACCTCCCCCGCCAGGATGAGTCTGTCGGCCGTGATCGAGGCGTTGACCAGCCTGTCGGACCTGCCGGCCGACGCGCCCGTGACGCTGCGCTTCGCCGATCCGGCCCTGGCCGGCGAACTGGTGGCCGCCGACGGCGCCTACGCCGCGGCCGAGCCCGAGGCCTGGGCCGCCGCCCGCGCCCTGGTCGCCGCACGGCCCACGCTGAACCTCGTCCCGCTGGCCGCCGGCGCGCCGCAGACCGGCTTCCTGGCCGCCTGGGCCGAGTTCGGACTGGACACGTCAAAGAGCCGCGGCAGCTTCAAGGCCGCGATCCCCAAGCCGAACCTGATGAAGTTTCCGGGGTAG
- a CDS encoding YdcH family protein, with protein MNDDDPSEDTVIAVERRLATLREEHQDLSDAVAALEERPQPDMLQIARLKRRKLALKDEIVRLEDQVTPDIIA; from the coding sequence ATGAATGACGACGATCCTTCGGAAGACACCGTCATCGCGGTAGAGCGCCGCCTGGCGACGCTGCGCGAGGAGCACCAGGACCTGTCGGACGCCGTCGCGGCCCTGGAGGAACGCCCCCAGCCCGACATGCTGCAGATCGCCCGCCTCAAGCGCCGCAAGCTGGCCCTGAAGGACGAGATCGTGCGCCTGGAAGACCAGGTGACCCCGGACATCATCGCCTAG
- a CDS encoding YdcH family protein, translating into MAIESRIRELGSRHENLDRTIQEETNRPGSDATRLRELKRQKLRLKEEIEGLRARLH; encoded by the coding sequence ATGGCCATCGAATCCCGTATCCGCGAGCTGGGGTCCCGCCACGAGAACCTCGACCGCACGATCCAGGAGGAGACCAACCGTCCGGGTAGCGACGCCACCAGGCTCCGAGAGCTCAAGAGGCAGAAGCTCAGGCTCAAGGAGGAGATAGAGGGGCTTCGAGCCCGACTCCACTAG
- a CDS encoding family 43 glycosylhydrolase encodes MALPRRTLFKGLLAGAAAAPALAAQAAEAKPAGKAAPTWGREADGRRKADLGDGTYLNPIIAGDHPDPTILKDGEVYYMTFSSFLAYPGLVIWKSTDLVNWTPVGPALRKPLGTIWAVDLVRHEGRYFIYIPADPTGQGWSIFAIWADSIEGPWSDPVDLKISGCIDPGHVVGEDGKRYLFVNGVRKIRLTDDGLATDGQLEKAYDPWRYPDDWIVENFAPEGPKLLRRNGWFYLITAVGGTAGPVTGHMVIAARSRSVHGPWEHCPHNPLVRTRSVDEPWWSRGHASLVEGPAGDWWMVYHGYENGYWTLGRQTLLEPIEWTADGWFKPLGGDLSKPIRKPRGGKSGASGLALSDDFSADRMGVQWAFHEPRPDEASRATYGGKALTLKGRGTSPIDSSPLTCIVGDRSYEAEISLELTGEAEAGILLFYNHKAFVGLGFSPMALKTFQYAEELAWARIRHETRRLRLKVRNDEHVVTYWYSYDDGASWTRHGTRMEVSGMHHNVFGGFISLKLGIYAAGSGQVRLRDFVYRAGLPKAVES; translated from the coding sequence ATGGCCCTGCCGCGCCGCACCCTGTTCAAAGGCCTCCTGGCGGGGGCCGCCGCCGCGCCTGCCCTGGCCGCTCAAGCCGCCGAGGCCAAGCCGGCCGGCAAGGCCGCGCCGACCTGGGGCAGGGAAGCCGACGGCCGCCGCAAGGCTGACCTCGGCGACGGGACGTACCTGAACCCGATCATCGCGGGCGACCATCCCGACCCGACGATCCTCAAGGACGGCGAGGTCTACTACATGACCTTCTCGTCGTTCCTGGCCTATCCGGGCCTGGTGATCTGGAAGTCGACGGACCTGGTGAACTGGACGCCCGTGGGTCCGGCGCTACGCAAGCCTCTGGGCACGATCTGGGCCGTCGACCTGGTCAGGCACGAGGGCCGCTACTTCATCTACATCCCGGCCGACCCGACGGGGCAGGGCTGGTCGATCTTCGCCATCTGGGCCGACAGCATCGAGGGGCCGTGGAGCGATCCGGTCGACCTGAAGATCAGCGGCTGCATCGATCCCGGCCACGTCGTCGGCGAGGACGGCAAGCGCTATCTGTTCGTCAACGGGGTGCGCAAGATCCGCCTGACCGACGACGGCCTGGCCACCGACGGCCAGCTGGAGAAGGCCTACGACCCCTGGCGCTATCCCGACGACTGGATCGTCGAGAACTTCGCGCCCGAAGGCCCCAAGCTGCTGCGCCGCAATGGCTGGTTCTACCTGATCACCGCGGTCGGCGGCACGGCCGGGCCGGTGACCGGCCACATGGTCATCGCCGCCCGCTCGCGCTCGGTGCATGGCCCCTGGGAGCACTGTCCGCACAATCCGCTGGTGCGCACGAGAAGCGTCGACGAGCCCTGGTGGTCGCGCGGCCACGCCAGCCTCGTCGAAGGCCCCGCCGGCGACTGGTGGATGGTCTATCACGGCTATGAGAACGGCTACTGGACGCTGGGCCGCCAGACCCTGCTGGAGCCGATCGAATGGACCGCCGACGGCTGGTTCAAGCCGCTGGGCGGCGATCTCTCCAAGCCCATCAGAAAGCCGCGCGGCGGCAAGTCGGGCGCCTCGGGCCTGGCGCTGTCGGACGACTTCTCGGCCGACCGCATGGGCGTGCAGTGGGCCTTCCACGAGCCCAGGCCCGACGAGGCCTCCCGCGCGACCTACGGCGGCAAGGCCCTGACGCTGAAGGGCCGGGGGACCTCGCCCATCGACAGCTCGCCCCTGACCTGCATCGTTGGCGACCGATCCTACGAAGCCGAGATCTCGCTGGAGCTGACGGGCGAGGCCGAGGCGGGGATCCTGCTGTTCTACAATCACAAGGCCTTCGTGGGCCTGGGCTTCTCGCCCATGGCGCTGAAGACCTTCCAATACGCCGAGGAACTGGCCTGGGCGCGGATCAGGCACGAGACACGCCGCCTGCGCCTGAAGGTCCGCAACGACGAGCACGTCGTCACCTACTGGTACTCCTACGACGACGGCGCGAGCTGGACCCGCCACGGCACGCGGATGGAGGTGTCGGGCATGCACCACAACGTGTTCGGCGGCTTCATCAGCCTGAAGCTTGGGATCTACGCGGCCGGAAGCGGCCAGGTGCGGCTGCGCGACTTCGTCTATCGCGCGGGCCTGCCGAAGGCAGTCGAGAGCTAG
- a CDS encoding DUF1465 family protein has product MTDPNASTAPWRAGVIQDFARSELFDRTFDEGMLLVEETAAYLDGAGRHDSKILSRNAALAYASESMRLTTRLMQVASWLLVQRAVKEGEMAPEAACAENYRLALEAGEQQAAVEDLPFGLVSLLQRSERLYERVRHLDQRMYVEAAAVDEAPRPVQAQFDRLTAAFGAA; this is encoded by the coding sequence ATGACCGATCCGAACGCGTCCACGGCCCCCTGGCGGGCGGGAGTCATTCAGGACTTCGCCCGCTCGGAATTGTTCGACCGCACCTTCGACGAGGGCATGCTGCTGGTCGAGGAGACCGCGGCCTATCTCGACGGGGCCGGCCGCCACGACAGCAAGATCCTGTCGCGTAACGCCGCCCTGGCTTATGCGAGCGAAAGCATGCGCCTGACCACCCGCCTGATGCAGGTGGCCTCGTGGCTGCTGGTGCAGCGCGCGGTGAAGGAAGGCGAGATGGCGCCCGAGGCCGCCTGCGCCGAGAACTACCGCCTGGCCCTGGAGGCCGGCGAGCAGCAGGCCGCCGTCGAGGATCTGCCCTTCGGCCTGGTCAGCCTGCTGCAGCGCTCCGAGCGTCTGTACGAGCGCGTCCGCCACCTGGACCAGCGCATGTATGTCGAGGCCGCCGCCGTCGACGAGGCTCCGCGCCCCGTCCAGGCCCAGTTCGATCGCCTGACCGCCGCCTTCGGCGCGGCCTGA
- a CDS encoding UbiX family flavin prenyltransferase: MTDAAAPASKPRLVVGISGASGALYGLRALAACRDLGVESHLVMSKSAALTLTQETGLSVGDAAAMADVVHRVGDVGASIASGSFRTLGMIVAPCSVRTMSEIATGVTSSLLTRAADVVLKERRPLVLMVRESPLHLGHLRTLTRLSEMGAVIAPPVPAFYARPASIEEMVDQSVGRALDLFGLTWGPVKRWGEDLPPIGPTVNQTDEN; the protein is encoded by the coding sequence ATGACGGACGCCGCCGCACCCGCTTCCAAGCCCCGCCTGGTCGTCGGAATCTCGGGCGCTTCGGGCGCGCTGTACGGCCTGCGGGCCCTGGCGGCCTGCCGCGACCTGGGCGTCGAGAGCCATCTGGTGATGAGCAAGTCGGCGGCCCTGACCCTGACGCAGGAAACCGGCCTTTCGGTCGGCGACGCGGCGGCCATGGCCGACGTGGTCCACCGCGTGGGCGACGTCGGGGCCTCGATCGCCTCGGGTTCGTTCCGCACCCTGGGCATGATCGTCGCCCCCTGCTCGGTGCGGACCATGAGCGAGATCGCCACCGGCGTGACCTCGTCGCTGCTGACCCGCGCCGCCGACGTGGTGCTGAAGGAGCGCCGCCCGCTGGTGCTGATGGTGCGCGAAAGCCCGCTGCACCTGGGCCACCTGCGCACCCTGACGCGCCTTTCCGAAATGGGCGCGGTGATCGCCCCGCCGGTGCCGGCGTTCTACGCCAGGCCCGCCTCGATCGAGGAAATGGTCGACCAGTCCGTCGGCCGCGCCTTGGACCTCTTCGGCCTGACCTGGGGGCCCGTGAAGCGCTGGGGCGAGGACCTGCCGCCCATCGGGCCGACCGTCAACCAAACGGACGAAAATTAA
- a CDS encoding nucleotidyltransferase family protein — MTFETRLIEIVRATPTTMQVLRTVRDLSLPDWMIFSGAVYQPVFNHLTGRPLDYGIKDYDVAYHDDSDTSYEAEDVVIQRVAAAFEPPLRELVEVRNQARVHLWFEKKFGADEPYPALRSSAEALERFVATAFCVGVRLEADETLRVWAPFGLDDLFAMRLRPNPLRVKGAGGWARTTGSAKARWPEITVEG, encoded by the coding sequence ATGACCTTTGAGACCCGCCTGATCGAGATCGTCCGCGCCACGCCGACGACCATGCAGGTGCTGCGCACCGTGCGCGACCTTTCCCTGCCCGACTGGATGATCTTCTCCGGGGCGGTCTACCAGCCGGTCTTCAACCACCTGACCGGCCGGCCGCTGGACTACGGGATCAAGGACTACGACGTCGCCTATCACGACGACAGCGACACCTCGTACGAGGCCGAGGACGTGGTCATCCAGCGCGTCGCCGCCGCCTTCGAGCCGCCGCTGCGCGAGCTGGTCGAGGTGCGCAACCAGGCCCGGGTACATCTCTGGTTCGAGAAGAAGTTCGGCGCCGACGAGCCCTATCCGGCCCTGCGCTCCAGCGCCGAGGCCCTGGAGCGCTTCGTGGCCACGGCCTTCTGCGTGGGCGTGCGGCTGGAGGCGGACGAGACCTTGCGCGTCTGGGCGCCGTTCGGGCTGGACGACCTGTTCGCCATGCGTCTACGGCCCAACCCGCTGCGGGTGAAGGGCGCGGGCGGCTGGGCGCGCACCACCGGCTCGGCCAAGGCCCGCTGGCCGGAGATCACCGTCGAGGGGTGA
- the cdd gene encoding cytidine deaminase — protein sequence MSAARLSSDVSASDEAAIAARLPDYLARSYARYSNFTVASAVVDEQGGVHFGVNVENAAYPSGTCAEQTAIGAMITAGGRRIARVYIAAGSDAVVQPCGACRQRIGEFAARTCEIVSVQGGAATVRTPFWSLLPEAFGPADLE from the coding sequence ATGAGCGCCGCACGACTTTCTTCCGACGTTTCAGCTTCCGACGAAGCCGCCATCGCCGCGCGGCTGCCGGACTATCTGGCGCGATCCTACGCCCGCTATTCGAACTTCACCGTCGCCAGCGCCGTCGTCGACGAGCAGGGCGGCGTGCACTTCGGCGTCAATGTCGAGAACGCGGCCTATCCGTCGGGCACCTGCGCCGAGCAGACCGCGATCGGGGCGATGATCACCGCCGGCGGGCGCAGGATCGCGCGCGTCTACATCGCCGCCGGCTCGGACGCCGTCGTCCAGCCCTGCGGCGCCTGCCGCCAGCGCATCGGCGAGTTCGCGGCCAGGACCTGCGAGATCGTGTCGGTGCAGGGCGGGGCCGCCACCGTGCGCACGCCGTTCTGGAGTCTGCTGCCCGAAGCGTTCGGGCCGGCGGATCTGGAGTAG
- a CDS encoding TIGR02444 family protein produces the protein MRFWDWALSVYARQPVAGACLHLQDDHDQNVPFLLWAAWAALEGRPVDLPRAAALVRAWEAEVGAPLREVRRALKPARVDVADAARQALREQVKAAELAGEKVLMESLEATCGPVDATRDVYGALLAAAHATGDPPREAALARLADALA, from the coding sequence ATGCGGTTCTGGGACTGGGCGCTTTCCGTCTATGCGCGACAGCCTGTCGCAGGCGCATGCCTGCACCTGCAGGACGACCACGACCAGAACGTGCCGTTCCTGCTGTGGGCCGCCTGGGCGGCGCTGGAAGGGCGGCCCGTCGACCTGCCGCGCGCCGCGGCCCTGGTCCGCGCCTGGGAGGCCGAGGTCGGCGCGCCCCTGCGCGAGGTCCGCCGGGCGCTGAAACCCGCCCGCGTCGACGTGGCCGACGCCGCCCGGCAGGCCTTGCGCGAGCAGGTCAAGGCCGCCGAGCTGGCCGGCGAGAAGGTGCTGATGGAAAGCCTGGAGGCGACCTGCGGCCCGGTCGACGCCACCCGCGACGTCTACGGCGCCCTGCTGGCCGCCGCCCACGCCACCGGCGACCCGCCGCGCGAGGCCGCGCTGGCGAGGCTCGCCGACGCGCTCGCCTGA
- a CDS encoding BolA family protein, with amino-acid sequence MGAVADTIEAKLNAAFSPTRLELVDDSDRHNGHAGHREGGESHFNLTIEAQAFAGKPRVARQRLIFQALREEMAGPVHALSIVALAPGES; translated from the coding sequence ATGGGCGCCGTCGCGGACACCATCGAAGCCAAGCTCAACGCCGCCTTTTCGCCGACCCGGCTGGAACTGGTGGACGACAGCGATCGCCACAACGGCCATGCCGGCCACCGGGAAGGCGGCGAGAGCCACTTCAACCTGACCATCGAGGCCCAGGCCTTTGCCGGCAAGCCGCGCGTGGCCCGCCAGCGGCTGATCTTCCAGGCCCTGCGCGAGGAGATGGCCGGGCCCGTGCACGCTCTGTCGATCGTCGCCCTGGCGCCGGGCGAAAGCTGA
- a CDS encoding DUF1013 domain-containing protein, with translation MSDILMPKATAVWLVDNTSLSFEQIADFCGLHPLEVRGIADGEVARDIRGADPIGNGQLTREELDKAQGNPNYRMKAQVSRHAELLKPAKKAPRYTPVSRRQDRPDAIAWFIRHHPEVTDAQISKILGTTKATIEQVRNRTHWNAANIKPVDPVTLGLVGQLELDALVKKAAEKKAKDDAKKGIVAEDPTLRPATETAYLTEEEQEERDIRASRAEPKAEDVFGSFSGNVDDEDDED, from the coding sequence ATGTCCGACATCCTGATGCCCAAGGCGACCGCCGTCTGGCTCGTGGACAACACCTCGCTGAGCTTCGAGCAGATCGCCGACTTCTGCGGCCTGCACCCGCTGGAAGTTCGCGGCATCGCCGACGGCGAAGTGGCGCGCGACATCCGCGGCGCCGATCCCATCGGCAACGGCCAGCTGACCCGCGAAGAGCTGGACAAGGCCCAGGGCAACCCGAACTACCGCATGAAGGCCCAGGTCAGCCGTCACGCCGAGCTGCTGAAGCCGGCCAAGAAGGCCCCGCGCTACACCCCGGTGTCGCGCCGCCAGGACCGTCCGGACGCCATCGCCTGGTTCATCCGCCACCACCCGGAAGTGACCGACGCCCAGATCTCGAAGATCCTCGGCACCACCAAGGCCACCATCGAGCAGGTGCGCAACCGCACCCACTGGAACGCGGCCAACATCAAGCCGGTCGATCCGGTGACCCTGGGCCTGGTCGGCCAGCTGGAACTCGACGCCCTCGTCAAGAAGGCCGCCGAGAAGAAGGCCAAGGACGACGCCAAGAAGGGCATCGTCGCCGAAGACCCCACCCTGCGCCCGGCGACCGAAACCGCCTACCTCACCGAGGAAGAGCAGGAAGAGCGCGACATCCGCGCCTCGCGCGCCGAGCCGAAGGCCGAGGACGTGTTCGGCTCGTTCTCGGGCAATGTCGACGACGAGGACGACGAGGACTGA
- a CDS encoding DUF3885 domain-containing protein, with translation MNQFQDLWARFHEGHRPIGYRLRQGGAANWVRFHSLPESKRYAETDEERGIILRRQNALAAELFASDPCWLVQTHWTTPDGVIDVADQNDPFAATRQFNLEPAFAYVDDEDEDDEDPSSWRVHAGVTRWTDRVFDELLADIAEDRAGFTLWMSEATGSVFAPYDGGVDLFLAEAEQVAALKAKYRQWLSSHASGL, from the coding sequence ATGAACCAGTTCCAGGATCTGTGGGCGCGCTTTCACGAGGGCCATCGGCCGATCGGCTACAGGCTGCGGCAGGGCGGGGCCGCCAACTGGGTCCGATTCCATTCGCTTCCGGAATCCAAGCGCTATGCGGAGACCGACGAGGAGCGCGGCATCATCCTGCGGCGCCAGAACGCCCTCGCCGCCGAGCTCTTCGCGTCGGATCCGTGCTGGCTGGTCCAGACGCACTGGACCACGCCCGACGGGGTGATCGACGTTGCGGACCAGAACGATCCGTTCGCCGCCACCCGGCAATTCAATCTCGAGCCGGCCTTCGCGTACGTGGACGACGAAGACGAGGACGACGAAGACCCGTCCAGCTGGCGCGTTCATGCCGGAGTGACCCGATGGACGGACCGCGTCTTTGACGAACTGCTGGCGGACATCGCCGAAGACCGGGCCGGCTTTACGCTTTGGATGTCGGAGGCGACCGGCTCGGTGTTCGCGCCCTACGACGGCGGCGTCGATCTCTTCCTGGCCGAGGCGGAGCAGGTCGCCGCGCTGAAGGCGAAGTATCGCCAATGGCTTTCCTCCCACGCGTCCGGCCTGTGA
- the thiD gene encoding bifunctional hydroxymethylpyrimidine kinase/phosphomethylpyrimidine kinase — MGRVLVLAGSDSGGGAGIQADIKTITALGAYAATAITAVTVQNTLGVTGVHPIPLEVIEAQARAVLDDIGADAFKTGMLGDVGVVETVARVLASAPGVPAVVDPVMIAKGGAPLLADRAIDAVKSLMIPRAALLTPNAPEASALTGLAVETLDDQRRAGEALLALGAQAVLMKGGHVAGERVVDLLITPHGETSFEGERIDTRHTHGTGCTLASAIAAGLSQGLPLTDAVARAWNYVHEAMLRAPGLGKGHGPLDHAWPVRG, encoded by the coding sequence CTGGGCCGCGTGCTCGTCCTGGCCGGATCCGATTCCGGCGGCGGCGCGGGCATCCAGGCCGACATCAAGACCATCACCGCGCTCGGCGCCTACGCGGCCACGGCGATCACCGCCGTCACCGTGCAGAACACCCTGGGCGTCACCGGCGTGCATCCGATCCCGCTCGAGGTGATCGAGGCCCAGGCCCGCGCCGTGCTTGACGACATCGGCGCCGACGCCTTCAAGACCGGCATGCTGGGCGACGTGGGCGTGGTCGAGACCGTGGCCCGGGTGCTGGCCAGCGCGCCGGGCGTCCCGGCGGTGGTCGATCCGGTGATGATCGCCAAGGGCGGCGCGCCCCTGCTGGCCGACCGGGCGATCGACGCGGTGAAATCGCTGATGATCCCGCGCGCGGCCCTGCTGACCCCCAACGCCCCCGAGGCCAGCGCCCTGACCGGCCTGGCGGTCGAAACCCTCGACGACCAGCGCCGCGCTGGCGAGGCCCTGCTGGCGCTGGGCGCCCAGGCAGTGCTGATGAAGGGCGGCCACGTCGCGGGCGAGCGCGTCGTGGACCTGCTGATCACCCCGCACGGCGAGACCAGCTTCGAGGGCGAACGGATCGACACCCGTCACACCCACGGCACCGGCTGCACCCTGGCCTCGGCGATCGCCGCGGGCCTGTCGCAGGGCCTGCCGCTGACCGACGCGGTCGCCCGGGCGTGGAACTACGTGCACGAGGCCATGCTGCGCGCGCCGGGCCTGGGCAAGGGCCACGGCCCGCTCGACCACGCCTGGCCTGTGCGGGGATGA